Part of the Flavobacterium sp. MDT1-60 genome, GCGCTTAGTAGCGGACTTGGTAAGAGGTCAGAAGGTAGAAAGAGCACTTAACATCTTAAGATTCAGTTCTAAAGAAGCTTCAAGAAAATTAGAGAAACTATTATTATCTGCAATCAACAACTGGGAGCAAAAAAATAGTGAAGGTAATTTGGAAGAAGCTGGGTTATTTGTTAAAGAGATCAGAGTAGATGGTGGAATGATGTTGAAAAGACTTCGTCCAGCTCCACAAGGTCGTGCACACAGAATAAGAAAACGTTCTAATCACGTTACAATCGTGCTTGGAGCTATCAATAACACACAAAGCAATTCTTAAGCAGCATGGGACAAAAGACAAATCCAATTGGAAATAGACTTGGTATCATCAGAGGGTGGGACTCAAACTGGTATGGTGGAAATGATTACGGTGATAAACTTGCCGAAGATC contains:
- the rplV gene encoding 50S ribosomal protein L22 — translated: MGVRKRETADARKEANKSIAFAKLNNCPTSPRKMRLVADLVRGQKVERALNILRFSSKEASRKLEKLLLSAINNWEQKNSEGNLEEAGLFVKEIRVDGGMMLKRLRPAPQGRAHRIRKRSNHVTIVLGAINNTQSNS